The following are encoded in a window of Bdellovibrionales bacterium genomic DNA:
- a CDS encoding MCE family protein has protein sequence MSWVKSPEFKVGLLVVVVGSLIAFMSMQVSEDPSYLGRSKKAWFLLKNAGGLVKNSAIRTAGIPIGTISDITLQNGQARVDITVKSDVHLTVSAMVEVQAQGILGDKHIEINPGIPTDPPLPDGAQILNVKDKGSLDNLVGEVSEISSSLKSVSEALKESITEDGTRKHIMGRIVSNIEKLTGDIAQMTGDNKEKIGEIVDQVHDVTTTLSDLVNDEGEDGFKKSWKKAVASLQRLDSVMKNVDEISGKINRGEGTIGKLVNDETTVDNLNSTIEGISGMLESANKIQTGFDFHAEYLGDVKATKSTVGIRIQPGLDRYYYLGIIDDPAGVVEREKATSTVNGVVTESSQTKTYYNKTKFTLLFAKNFYDLTLRAGMIENQGGFGVDYYFFRRKLRMSLEAFNFGETNLRAQVQYNLIHGVYVLGGMQDMLNKSDTRSGYLGAGIFITNDDLKLLLSSKSPL, from the coding sequence ATGAGCTGGGTAAAATCACCAGAATTCAAAGTGGGACTTCTTGTCGTCGTCGTGGGCTCGCTCATTGCTTTTATGTCTATGCAAGTCAGCGAAGATCCAAGCTATTTGGGTCGCTCTAAGAAAGCCTGGTTCCTTCTCAAAAATGCCGGCGGCCTTGTTAAGAATTCTGCGATCCGCACGGCGGGTATTCCTATCGGGACTATTTCTGATATTACTCTGCAAAATGGCCAAGCTCGCGTTGATATCACTGTGAAGTCGGATGTGCACTTGACCGTTTCTGCGATGGTCGAAGTTCAAGCTCAAGGGATCTTGGGTGATAAGCATATCGAAATCAATCCTGGTATTCCAACCGACCCGCCACTTCCGGATGGTGCGCAAATCCTGAACGTCAAAGACAAAGGTTCTTTGGATAATCTCGTGGGCGAAGTCTCCGAGATTTCGTCGTCTTTGAAATCGGTGTCTGAGGCTTTGAAAGAATCCATCACGGAAGACGGAACCCGTAAGCACATCATGGGCCGTATTGTTTCAAATATCGAAAAACTCACCGGCGATATCGCTCAGATGACGGGTGATAACAAAGAAAAGATCGGCGAGATCGTGGACCAAGTTCATGATGTCACGACGACCCTCAGTGATCTTGTGAACGACGAAGGCGAAGACGGTTTCAAAAAGTCCTGGAAGAAAGCGGTGGCTTCTTTACAAAGACTTGATTCTGTCATGAAGAACGTGGATGAGATCTCAGGCAAGATCAATCGCGGTGAAGGGACGATCGGTAAACTCGTTAACGACGAAACGACGGTTGATAACCTTAATAGCACGATCGAAGGCATCAGCGGCATGCTTGAAAGTGCTAACAAGATCCAGACAGGTTTCGACTTCCATGCGGAATACTTAGGTGATGTGAAGGCAACTAAATCAACGGTGGGTATCCGTATTCAGCCGGGTCTGGATCGTTACTACTACTTAGGTATTATTGATGACCCAGCCGGTGTGGTTGAACGTGAAAAAGCCACATCAACGGTCAACGGCGTTGTTACCGAGAGCTCACAAACTAAAACTTATTATAATAAAACCAAATTTACTTTGTTGTTCGCAAAGAACTTTTACGACCTGACCCTCAGAGCCGGTATGATCGAAAACCAAGGTGGTTTCGGCGTCGACTATTATTTCTTCCGCCGCAAGTTGCGCATGTCGCTTGAGGCCTTTAACTTTGGTGAAACAAATCTAAGAGCCCAAGTGCAGTACAACCTGATCCATGGCGTTTACGTCTTGGGTGGTATGCAAGATATGTTGAATAAATCTGACACTCGCTCCGGTTACTTGGGGGCGGGTATTTTTATCACCAACGACGACTTAAAACTGCTCTTATCTTCGAAGTCGCCGCTATAG
- a CDS encoding tetratricopeptide repeat protein: MAGPENNHLTRNWLVKSSTKILGPFTREEVMVLLTRRQITIIDEVRQPEGRWNYIRDNRFFKEVVKSLRYEQDHSREDTMTSTATIGTNSITKTEAPTVPDEFTPTPVTPAKAPPQRPQKPALKDVTPLAGDDAATPRQHAGAATKSYGTLSDQRVQSKIQKQNVVLRGILFAIAVVAIVFVGFTYLRKEKKSDLNYDQLISSALRYKEMGLYQLALQNYKKAASIHEPDLESQFRMVFLLINEDRQSLNGRRVIERALLKEGRTRNEIIDAHLGMALSYMMEGDLRQAEEYLQKTLGYDPNNETAKINQAVILLKKGNYAQALKAFEALAKPDTANYPLILLCKAMALVEVSKTQPDQDAIQKTITAIKTYSGKSHFLRKELSLMMIYLNQLLQDANGMVEAVNVFLEEPHALSRLYTRDLGVDWRNSEWDYLERYCSELYSSGKGPASMKAVRAVCLIESNRDMEAVKFLDESLAQGPKQLTSLQAQAQYLSKLGRLNEAQLLFQNTEFKQDRLALYVQGEACLKSKDLACAEAAYKILAERDFGDVLAHYGLAQIADIRKDKIRMQAEVKAGFEAESNFAPLIELRDQMESP, encoded by the coding sequence ATGGCTGGTCCTGAAAACAATCACCTGACCAGAAACTGGCTGGTGAAGTCTTCTACTAAGATCCTTGGCCCCTTCACTCGTGAAGAGGTGATGGTTCTTTTGACCCGCCGTCAAATTACTATTATCGATGAAGTCCGTCAGCCTGAAGGCCGCTGGAATTACATCCGCGACAACCGCTTCTTTAAAGAAGTCGTAAAATCTTTGCGCTACGAACAGGACCATTCACGCGAAGACACAATGACTAGCACGGCGACCATCGGGACGAACTCGATTACGAAGACCGAAGCTCCGACAGTGCCGGACGAATTTACACCGACACCGGTGACTCCGGCAAAAGCTCCGCCTCAGCGTCCACAGAAACCTGCACTTAAAGATGTGACGCCATTGGCCGGTGACGATGCAGCAACTCCACGACAGCACGCGGGTGCCGCGACAAAAAGCTACGGCACGTTGTCTGATCAAAGGGTTCAAAGCAAGATTCAAAAACAAAATGTGGTCTTGCGCGGAATCCTTTTCGCGATCGCCGTGGTCGCGATCGTGTTTGTTGGTTTCACATATTTGCGCAAAGAAAAGAAATCTGATTTGAATTATGACCAGCTTATTAGCTCAGCTCTTCGTTATAAAGAGATGGGCTTGTATCAGCTGGCTTTGCAGAACTATAAAAAAGCCGCCAGTATTCACGAGCCGGATCTTGAAAGCCAGTTCCGCATGGTGTTTTTGTTGATCAACGAAGACCGCCAAAGTTTGAACGGCCGCCGTGTGATCGAGCGCGCGCTCTTGAAAGAAGGCCGCACTCGTAACGAGATTATTGATGCGCATCTGGGCATGGCTCTGTCTTATATGATGGAAGGTGACCTTCGCCAGGCTGAAGAGTATCTGCAAAAAACTCTTGGTTATGATCCAAATAATGAAACGGCTAAGATTAATCAAGCGGTGATTCTTCTTAAAAAGGGCAACTACGCTCAGGCGCTCAAAGCGTTTGAAGCTTTGGCCAAGCCGGATACCGCAAATTATCCGTTGATCCTTCTGTGCAAAGCCATGGCCTTGGTGGAAGTTTCAAAAACCCAACCGGACCAAGATGCAATTCAAAAAACAATTACGGCGATTAAAACTTACAGCGGTAAATCTCACTTCCTGAGAAAAGAACTGTCGCTGATGATGATTTACCTTAATCAGCTTTTACAAGATGCCAATGGCATGGTGGAAGCTGTGAATGTCTTCCTCGAAGAGCCGCACGCCTTAAGCCGGTTGTACACGCGTGACCTGGGCGTTGATTGGCGCAATAGCGAGTGGGATTACCTTGAGCGCTATTGCTCTGAGCTCTATAGCTCGGGCAAAGGCCCTGCAAGTATGAAAGCGGTTCGTGCCGTCTGCTTGATTGAAAGCAACCGTGACATGGAAGCCGTGAAGTTCTTGGATGAGTCCTTGGCGCAGGGACCGAAGCAGCTAACAAGCTTGCAGGCCCAAGCTCAGTATTTATCGAAACTGGGCCGTTTGAACGAAGCTCAGTTATTGTTCCAAAACACCGAATTCAAACAAGACCGCTTAGCACTTTATGTTCAAGGTGAGGCATGTTTGAAATCCAAAGACTTAGCGTGTGCAGAAGCCGCGTATAAGATTCTGGCAGAGCGTGATTTCGGGGATGTTCTTGCCCACTACGGACTCGCTCAGATTGCCGATATCCGTAAAGATAAAATCCGCATGCAAGCAGAGGTCAAAGCGGGCTTCGAGGCCGAAAGCAATTTCGCGCCACTCATCGAACTCCGTGATCAAATGGAGTCGCCATGA
- a CDS encoding HD domain-containing protein encodes MDKQNVRDLKDKDNVDSLFLVKEKNLGMGKNGRPFMSIVIGDQTGSIDGRVWDRVEELNREFEAGDVVRVKGLIQIFQGRKQLIVHRVEKPDQSTIQVADYIPNSGKNADDMFMELLTIVRSMKNEHLRQLTLDVIEDPEIKPLFMQAPAAKTIHHAWRGGLLEHILSISKIMEFLATHYDFLNRDLLIFGAIFHDIGKVWELSYEGSLGYTDKGRLLGHMQLACELVDKKAARILGFPDDLKDMCKHIILSHHGKLEYGSPKRPKFMEAMLVAMVDDLDSKMNTIQTFIESERNLGDKWSRYHELFDRYFMLDNLKERF; translated from the coding sequence ATGGATAAGCAGAACGTCCGCGACTTAAAAGACAAAGACAACGTCGACAGTCTTTTCTTGGTAAAAGAGAAGAACCTCGGCATGGGAAAAAACGGCCGTCCTTTCATGAGTATCGTGATCGGCGATCAGACAGGATCGATCGATGGGCGTGTTTGGGACCGCGTTGAAGAGCTCAACCGCGAGTTTGAAGCCGGCGATGTTGTTCGCGTGAAGGGACTTATTCAAATTTTCCAAGGGCGTAAGCAGCTCATCGTTCATCGTGTGGAAAAGCCGGATCAAAGCACGATTCAAGTCGCAGACTATATTCCGAACTCAGGAAAAAACGCCGACGACATGTTCATGGAGCTTCTCACCATTGTGCGCTCCATGAAGAATGAGCATCTGCGCCAGCTCACGTTGGATGTGATCGAAGATCCTGAGATCAAGCCGCTCTTCATGCAAGCGCCGGCTGCAAAAACGATCCATCATGCTTGGCGCGGCGGTTTGTTGGAACACATCCTATCGATTTCAAAAATCATGGAGTTCTTGGCGACTCACTATGATTTCCTCAACAGAGATTTGCTGATTTTTGGCGCGATCTTTCATGACATCGGCAAAGTATGGGAACTTTCTTACGAGGGCTCGCTCGGCTATACCGACAAAGGCCGCTTGCTTGGGCATATGCAACTCGCCTGTGAACTCGTCGATAAAAAAGCTGCGCGCATCTTAGGATTTCCGGACGACCTCAAAGATATGTGCAAGCACATTATTTTAAGTCATCACGGTAAACTGGAATACGGTTCTCCGAAGCGTCCTAAGTTTATGGAGGCCATGCTTGTGGCGATGGTGGACGACCTTGATAGTAAAATGAATACCATCCAGACATTTATTGAATCTGAACGCAATCTAGGGGATAAGTGGTCACGTTATCACGAGCTCTTTGATCGTTACTTTATGTTGGATAATTTGAAAGAGCGTTTCTAA
- the cysE gene encoding serine O-acetyltransferase, with the protein MGRVLELLKTYKTYDPAAKSLLEIALLYPGPRALFFHRIAHLFYDLKLFFIARLMAEIGRFVTGIEIHPGATIGRRLVIDHGMGVVIGETAIVGDDCIIFHGVTLGGVKFDPVKRHPTVGNKVLIGTGAKILGPITLGEGCRIGANAVVFKDVAPGTVIVGPTSSVLEKK; encoded by the coding sequence GTGGGCAGAGTTCTGGAACTTCTCAAAACCTACAAGACATATGATCCGGCGGCGAAATCGTTGCTGGAGATCGCCTTGTTGTATCCAGGCCCGCGTGCCCTTTTCTTCCATCGTATTGCCCATCTGTTTTATGATCTGAAACTTTTCTTCATTGCTCGTTTAATGGCCGAAATCGGCCGTTTCGTGACGGGGATTGAAATTCATCCAGGAGCCACCATCGGCCGCCGTTTGGTCATTGATCACGGCATGGGCGTTGTGATCGGTGAAACAGCCATCGTTGGTGACGATTGCATCATCTTTCATGGTGTAACGTTGGGAGGAGTGAAGTTTGATCCAGTCAAACGCCATCCGACTGTCGGCAACAAAGTGCTTATCGGAACTGGCGCAAAGATTTTAGGTCCTATTACTCTCGGAGAGGGCTGCCGTATCGGCGCCAATGCGGTGGTCTTTAAAGACGTGGCCCCGGGGACTGTGATTGTTGGCCCGACTTCTTCTGTTCTTGAGAAAAAGTAG
- a CDS encoding response regulator transcription factor, which produces MMTGTELSSLKNSKVLILHGKRQKLSDFCQLLREHVAQIFTAISFTDISESDYDLILVDYSVTDMSGILVYKQMTQNPSYALIPSVFIADTKSYDHRLNAFEIGAADFLTRPVDNQDLLQKCQMHIQNRRRILPDLSIHIGNLSLYPGSESAIVNGKSVPLTQLEYKILHFLLSTPRQVVARSEIYEHVWGPDLASSGRLDTQLYNLKKKLAEFNGKIKSVNKVGMRILIAESTFSQEQKKSGQQSQSPGPRL; this is translated from the coding sequence ATGATGACGGGGACGGAGTTGAGCTCCTTAAAAAATTCCAAAGTTCTTATTTTGCATGGAAAAAGACAGAAACTGAGCGACTTCTGCCAGCTTCTGCGGGAGCATGTTGCGCAGATCTTTACGGCAATAAGCTTTACTGACATCTCCGAATCCGACTATGACTTAATCCTCGTCGACTATTCTGTCACAGATATGAGCGGTATCTTAGTTTACAAGCAGATGACGCAAAACCCGAGTTATGCGCTGATTCCCTCGGTGTTCATCGCAGATACAAAGTCTTACGATCATCGCCTGAACGCTTTTGAAATTGGTGCTGCGGACTTCCTGACCCGCCCCGTGGACAACCAGGACCTTTTGCAGAAGTGTCAGATGCATATTCAAAACCGTCGTCGCATTTTACCGGATCTCAGCATTCATATTGGAAACTTAAGCCTCTATCCTGGCTCAGAGAGTGCGATCGTCAATGGCAAGTCCGTTCCACTGACACAGCTTGAGTATAAAATATTACATTTTTTGCTAAGCACTCCCCGCCAAGTGGTGGCGCGCTCTGAGATCTATGAACATGTTTGGGGACCAGATCTGGCAAGTTCCGGCCGCCTCGATACGCAGCTCTATAATTTAAAGAAAAAACTCGCTGAGTTTAACGGCAAAATTAAGTCGGTGAATAAAGTGGGAATGAGAATTCTGATTGCGGAATCTACTTTTTCTCAAGAACAGAAGAAGTCGGGCCAACAATCACAGTCCCCGGGGCCACGTCTTTAA
- a CDS encoding porin, which translates to MKKLIISTTLCLMSFAAHAEFTPYASILVGVENGQSFNQGTVLLTNGQLQNATLIEDYGSFIGFRGHEAIDDHLHFDWQIEQYITMDNSGFVTDKNTLVNKDSWLGIQGNFGSLKLGRISLLPKSDMEYVDPWEYDGKSVNGLSEFSRLDNRLNNAVKYETPGYFGTKLVVLYSPDEKKDASGKAQDTVNAALMYKDATYFVGYSYYLKNNTNSGKDADVWHRAEIAFDQQIFMVAFGYQTVKGYTTNFAYNSAAYKAQTGVDLSAGTYEIQGTEYSATLNYTFQEKLNYRISYAQGTDMKINGVDAPDTGYTHVVVGVNYRTSEKSKIFLDYGQTNWKGKYNGTDDKIVENSAALGISLDI; encoded by the coding sequence TTGAAAAAGTTAATAATTTCAACAACATTGTGTTTGATGTCTTTTGCGGCCCATGCGGAGTTTACACCATATGCTTCGATTCTTGTCGGTGTTGAAAACGGTCAAAGTTTCAATCAGGGCACGGTTTTGCTGACGAATGGACAACTGCAGAACGCGACGCTGATTGAAGACTATGGCAGTTTTATCGGCTTCCGAGGCCACGAGGCCATTGATGATCATCTGCATTTTGATTGGCAGATTGAACAATATATTACGATGGATAATAGCGGCTTTGTTACTGACAAGAACACCTTGGTCAATAAAGACAGCTGGCTTGGCATTCAGGGGAATTTTGGGTCCCTCAAGCTGGGACGTATTTCCCTCTTGCCTAAGAGTGACATGGAGTACGTGGATCCTTGGGAGTATGACGGCAAAAGCGTGAATGGTTTGTCGGAGTTTTCTCGTTTGGACAATCGTCTCAACAATGCGGTCAAATACGAAACTCCTGGCTATTTCGGAACAAAACTTGTGGTGCTCTATTCTCCGGATGAAAAGAAAGATGCAAGCGGTAAAGCACAAGACACGGTGAACGCGGCTTTGATGTATAAGGACGCGACTTATTTTGTTGGCTACAGTTACTATCTGAAGAACAACACCAATAGCGGTAAAGACGCCGATGTTTGGCACCGCGCTGAGATTGCTTTCGATCAGCAGATCTTCATGGTGGCGTTCGGCTATCAGACCGTCAAAGGTTATACGACAAACTTTGCTTACAACTCGGCCGCTTACAAAGCGCAAACAGGAGTGGATCTTTCAGCGGGCACGTACGAGATTCAAGGAACTGAATACTCTGCAACTTTGAACTACACATTCCAAGAAAAGCTCAACTACCGTATCAGCTATGCACAAGGTACGGACATGAAGATCAACGGCGTGGATGCGCCGGACACAGGTTATACTCACGTTGTTGTCGGAGTGAACTACCGCACCTCTGAGAAATCAAAAATCTTCTTGGATTACGGTCAGACAAACTGGAAAGGCAAATACAACGGCACCGACGACAAAATCGTCGAAAACAGCGCCGCCCTCGGCATCAGCCTCGATATTTAA
- the hrpB gene encoding ATP-dependent helicase HrpB: MSDFLALPIDDFLEDALKSIQSHGNLVVTAAPGAGKTTRLPAYFAKHAQGKVLVLEPRRMAAIAAAYRVAEEQNWNLGDEVGYQVRFANKTSDKTKLVFLTEALLSRKLAQDPELAGVEYVILDEFHERSLHVDLALGLLRELQELGSGIKLVVMSATLDSPKISQYLGGAPVLDVPGKLFPLEIKYQKNSQLLQTNPQFYENLVATVKEAERTTPHDILVFLPGVGEIDRASQNLETWAAEKNIELVPLHGSLPLEAQRKALQKSSRRKILLSTNIAESSVTVDGVACVIDSGLAKNMKFDLRTGFSRLEMNRISRASAQQRAGRSARQFPGVSFRMWNKLDEGSMPGHDIPEILRAELSESLLFLSAQGVTDFNSFSWFEKPAPLPLKKAIENLQGLGAIDAKNQITELGRKILQWPLPPRLAKLMLTAVELKIPRLGADVAAILQERDFMLKQSSENYLADKFESDILLRLEVLEQSRSGRAPRNTHRMGLQTVDQAAKQILSYTKGAADISDKADVGLTLQKLLLSSFADRLCRRRSGGSDKALMVGGRGVKLSSESVVRDSEFFLALDGVETSQGSETMVSLAAGLTKDFLFKEIGPQIEKKKDLSFDKDKGQFYAREGKHFRDLPLEEGSIAIASATDVAEHLPEVLTQEWELVLKENEALADWFDRLGFLIRAREKITQDRIREELERLDDKMPISDEQKREAFAMAASGERDFKTVAHKDLIYFFETLLASEIVNFLKSEVPAKLKVPSGNSLRVHYPVDRDPYMEVRIQEVFGWTETPKLLGGAQALTLQLLGPNYRPMQVTSDLESFWQNGYPEVRKELRTRYPKHSWPEDPLTAQAVSKGRPVK, translated from the coding sequence ATGTCAGATTTTCTTGCGCTTCCCATAGATGACTTCCTGGAGGACGCTCTGAAGTCTATTCAGAGCCACGGAAACCTCGTGGTCACGGCGGCACCCGGTGCCGGTAAAACCACGCGCCTACCCGCCTACTTCGCAAAGCATGCTCAAGGAAAAGTCTTGGTGCTCGAACCGCGCCGAATGGCCGCCATCGCGGCTGCTTACCGCGTAGCCGAAGAGCAGAACTGGAATCTCGGTGACGAGGTCGGTTATCAAGTGCGTTTTGCCAATAAAACTTCGGATAAAACCAAGTTGGTCTTTTTAACCGAAGCTTTGCTTTCACGAAAGCTCGCGCAGGATCCTGAACTTGCCGGCGTGGAGTATGTGATTCTCGATGAGTTCCATGAACGCTCGCTGCACGTCGATCTGGCCTTGGGACTTTTGCGTGAACTGCAAGAACTCGGCAGCGGGATTAAACTGGTTGTGATGTCAGCAACATTGGATTCGCCGAAAATTTCGCAATACCTGGGCGGCGCGCCTGTGCTGGATGTTCCCGGGAAGCTTTTCCCTCTAGAAATCAAGTATCAGAAAAACTCACAGCTGCTGCAAACCAATCCGCAGTTTTATGAAAATCTCGTTGCCACGGTGAAAGAAGCCGAGCGCACGACTCCCCATGATATTCTGGTTTTCTTACCCGGCGTTGGTGAAATCGACCGAGCTTCACAGAACTTAGAGACCTGGGCCGCCGAAAAAAATATTGAACTGGTGCCTTTGCACGGCAGCCTGCCGCTCGAGGCACAGCGCAAAGCTTTACAAAAATCTTCGCGCCGTAAAATTCTGCTGTCGACGAATATCGCCGAGTCCTCTGTGACCGTTGATGGTGTCGCCTGCGTGATTGATTCGGGCCTAGCGAAGAATATGAAATTCGATCTGCGCACGGGATTTTCTCGTTTGGAAATGAACCGCATCAGCCGCGCTTCGGCTCAGCAGCGTGCCGGCCGCTCGGCCCGTCAGTTTCCAGGAGTGAGCTTTCGTATGTGGAATAAACTCGATGAGGGCTCGATGCCCGGTCACGATATTCCCGAGATCTTGCGGGCCGAGCTCAGCGAAAGTTTATTATTCCTAAGCGCTCAAGGTGTGACGGATTTTAATTCGTTCTCGTGGTTTGAAAAGCCGGCACCATTGCCTCTGAAAAAAGCGATTGAGAATTTGCAGGGCTTGGGTGCGATTGATGCTAAAAATCAAATCACTGAGCTTGGTCGTAAAATTCTACAATGGCCGCTGCCACCGCGATTGGCAAAACTGATGTTGACGGCGGTGGAGTTGAAAATTCCACGCCTGGGTGCTGATGTCGCAGCCATTTTGCAAGAACGCGATTTCATGCTGAAACAAAGCTCTGAAAATTACCTCGCCGATAAATTTGAGAGTGATATTCTGCTTCGCCTCGAGGTGCTCGAGCAATCCCGCTCAGGGCGCGCTCCTCGCAATACCCACCGCATGGGTTTACAGACCGTTGATCAAGCGGCAAAGCAGATTCTATCCTATACGAAAGGCGCGGCTGACATTTCGGATAAAGCCGATGTGGGACTGACTCTGCAGAAGCTCTTGCTGTCGTCGTTTGCCGATCGCCTTTGCCGACGTCGTAGCGGCGGCAGCGACAAAGCCCTGATGGTCGGCGGACGTGGCGTGAAGCTTTCCTCTGAAAGTGTGGTGCGCGACAGTGAGTTCTTCTTAGCTCTCGACGGAGTTGAAACCTCGCAGGGTTCAGAAACCATGGTCAGCCTTGCTGCGGGACTTACGAAAGATTTCCTATTTAAAGAAATCGGCCCGCAAATTGAAAAGAAAAAAGATCTCAGCTTTGATAAAGACAAAGGCCAGTTCTATGCGCGCGAAGGCAAGCACTTCCGCGATTTGCCGCTCGAAGAAGGCAGCATTGCGATTGCTTCAGCGACAGATGTGGCCGAGCATCTGCCCGAGGTTCTCACTCAAGAATGGGAGCTTGTGCTGAAAGAAAATGAAGCCCTTGCGGATTGGTTCGACCGCTTGGGATTCTTAATCCGCGCCCGCGAAAAAATCACTCAAGACAGAATTCGCGAAGAGCTTGAACGCCTTGATGATAAAATGCCCATCTCGGACGAGCAAAAGCGCGAAGCCTTTGCCATGGCCGCCAGCGGAGAGCGTGATTTTAAAACCGTCGCCCATAAGGATCTGATTTATTTCTTTGAAACACTCCTCGCCTCCGAGATCGTGAATTTTCTGAAATCCGAAGTGCCGGCAAAACTGAAAGTGCCGAGTGGAAATTCGCTCCGGGTTCATTATCCCGTGGACCGCGATCCTTACATGGAAGTGCGCATTCAAGAGGTCTTTGGCTGGACAGAAACGCCAAAATTGCTGGGAGGAGCGCAGGCTTTGACATTGCAACTCCTCGGACCGAATTACCGTCCGATGCAAGTCACTAGCGATCTCGAAAGTTTTTGGCAGAATGGCTATCCTGAAGTCCGCAAAGAGCTGCGAACGCGCTATCCGAAGCACTCCTGGCCAGAAGACCCTCTCACCGCCCAAGCCGTATCAAAGGGCCGCCCTGTTAAATAG
- a CDS encoding SDR family oxidoreductase: MRHVLITGTSTGIGYHLTETLLEKGFTVWAGLRSPQAMNPLKEKYPQKLHVLQLDVTSSQDIDQAFRRISSDPSIEEFSLINNAGVAIGGPVEALSMNEWHKLFNVNVFGLIEMTQKFLPLLRKTRGCVVNIGSISGRVAAPFLGPYCASKFAVRAVTDSLRREMMTLGVRVALIEPGPIDTPIWDKSLQKSQQVGQALSPEMRQIYGESLQALESGVEATAATAVPASHVAKNVLKALNSKNPKAYYLVGKSIRLTAFMVKYLPTGLLDRLIVKGFRGQSHN, from the coding sequence ATGCGTCACGTTTTAATCACCGGAACCTCAACGGGTATTGGTTATCATCTGACAGAAACTCTCCTCGAAAAGGGCTTTACGGTTTGGGCAGGATTGCGTTCCCCTCAGGCCATGAATCCCCTCAAAGAGAAATATCCGCAAAAACTCCACGTGCTTCAACTGGACGTGACTTCCAGTCAAGATATCGACCAAGCCTTTCGCAGAATTTCCAGCGATCCCTCGATTGAAGAATTTAGTTTGATTAACAATGCCGGGGTCGCGATCGGCGGACCGGTTGAAGCCCTTTCAATGAATGAATGGCATAAGCTTTTCAATGTGAATGTTTTTGGCTTGATCGAGATGACACAAAAGTTTTTACCGTTGCTGCGTAAAACCCGTGGCTGTGTGGTGAATATTGGCTCGATCAGCGGGCGCGTAGCCGCTCCGTTCTTGGGTCCCTACTGTGCTTCGAAATTTGCGGTGCGTGCGGTGACGGATTCACTTCGTCGCGAGATGATGACTCTGGGAGTGCGTGTGGCTTTGATCGAGCCCGGCCCGATCGATACGCCGATTTGGGATAAGTCTCTACAAAAAAGTCAGCAAGTCGGCCAAGCACTTTCTCCGGAAATGCGTCAGATCTATGGCGAGTCTTTGCAAGCGCTCGAATCCGGCGTTGAAGCCACAGCGGCGACGGCAGTGCCGGCGTCCCACGTTGCGAAGAACGTACTGAAAGCGCTGAACAGCAAAAATCCTAAAGCTTATTACCTCGTAGGAAAAAGTATTCGCCTCACGGCCTTTATGGTAAAGTACTTGCCAACCGGACTCTTGGATCGCCTGATTGTGAAAGGCTTCCGCGGGCAGTCCCATAACTAG
- the rsmI gene encoding 16S rRNA (cytidine(1402)-2'-O)-methyltransferase — protein sequence MLYVVATPIGDTSEISLRALEVLKAADVIICESTKEASKLLRAHGITGKTYELLNEHTTPDEVKALGEICADKNVALVSDCGTPGFCDPGAHLVKLCRQKKILVKSVLGASALMGLLSLSGERIDQFIFRGFLPAETEARRKALQEIQREKRPMVLMDTPYRLKKTLGDLQEFFPRRRALLALNLSQEEEKILEGTGEQLLKQLPFDKAEFMILLYGD from the coding sequence ATGTTGTACGTCGTCGCCACTCCGATCGGAGATACCAGCGAAATTTCATTGCGCGCACTCGAAGTTTTGAAAGCGGCTGACGTGATTATTTGCGAAAGCACTAAAGAGGCCAGCAAGCTTTTGCGCGCTCATGGCATCACCGGCAAAACCTATGAATTACTCAATGAGCACACCACACCCGATGAAGTAAAAGCCCTCGGCGAAATCTGTGCTGACAAAAATGTGGCGCTGGTTTCAGACTGCGGCACTCCGGGCTTCTGTGATCCCGGGGCCCATCTTGTAAAACTCTGCCGTCAAAAAAAGATTTTAGTGAAATCAGTCCTCGGCGCTTCCGCGCTGATGGGTTTGCTGTCTTTGAGTGGCGAACGCATTGATCAATTTATTTTTCGTGGTTTTTTGCCGGCGGAAACAGAAGCTCGTCGCAAGGCTCTTCAAGAAATTCAGAGGGAAAAACGCCCGATGGTCTTGATGGATACGCCTTATCGTTTGAAAAAAACTTTGGGTGATTTGCAAGAGTTCTTCCCGCGCCGCCGTGCTTTGCTGGCACTCAATCTTTCACAGGAAGAAGAAAAGATCCTCGAAGGAACCGGCGAGCAGCTGTTAAAACAGCTGCCTTTTGATAAAGCCGAGTTCATGATTCTGCTTTACGGCGACTGA